Genomic window (Buchnera aphidicola (Kaburagia rhusicola ensigallis)):
CAAACCGTTCCTCGGCATGCACTTTAGTTTTCAATAATTTTGTCGAATCCAAAATCAGCCCCTTTTATTAATTGTATAATAAAAAACAATTATAATCTAGTAATAAATTGTATAAGAATTTTATGTATAATTTATAAATTATACAATTTTAATAATAATTTTAAAAGTTATGTAGGAAAAGTTAATATGAGCACTATTAATATAATTAAAGATCAAATTAAAAAGAATCCTGTATTAATTTATATGAAAGGATCACCTGATTCACCTAGTTGTGGTTTTTCTGCTCAAGCTGTTCAAGCATTGCTATCATGCGGTAAAAAATTTGCATATGTTGATATTCTTGAATATCCAGATATTCGAACTGAGTTGCCAAAGTATGCTAATTGGCCAACTTTTCCGCAATTATGGATCAATGGAAACCTTGTAGGGGGTTGCAATATTATTTTAGAATTGTTTGAAACTGGTAAATTACAAAATTTAGTCGCAAAGGCTTTTGATAACATTGCAGTGCCTAATAATATATCTAAAGTTTAGTTTTTTTGAAATTTTTAACAATGTTTATATGAGAAATAATTAAATAATAATTTAGTACTTTTAAAGAAAATATATGTTATTGTTCATTATTGGGTGGCCATCCACCCAATTTTTTCCAACGATTAACTATTTCACAAAAAAGATTAGCCGTTTTTTTTGCATCGTATATAGCCGAATGTGCTTGATTATTGTCAAATTTTAATCCAATAGCTTTACATGCTTTGGCTAAGACCGTTTGTCCTACAGCTAAACCACTTAATGTAGCTGTATCGAAAACGGAAAATAAATGGAACGGATTATTTTGTATGTTATTTCTTTCAATAGCAGCCATGAGAAAGCTATAATCAAATATCGCATTGTGAGCGACAATAATTCCTTTTTTGCATTTATTTTTTTTAATTCCTGCATTAATTAATTGAAACATAGAATTTAATGCTTTACACTCATTAATAGCATTTCGTAATGGATTGAATGGATCAATTTTATTGAATGCAATGGCATTAGGATCAATTATTGATCCTATAAAAGGCTTGATATGATAATGTAAAAAGTTCTCTTGTTTTATAAACCCTGATGAATTCATTTTTAATGTAATAGCGGCAATTTCTAATAACGCATTAGTTTTTGAGTTAAACCCAGAAGTTTCAATATCTATTATTACAGGATAAAAAGTTCGAAAACGTTTATTTAAAAAACATTGTTGTTTAATTTTGTACATTAGCTGTCCAGTTTATATTAAAATGTATTTAATTCTTTTCTTGTTTACTGTACAATATCAATTTAAGAGCGTTTTTGTGAAAATTATTAGATAATATAATTTATAATTTTAATGCTATATGATTGATATAGAATTATATTTTTTCGCAATAACGTCATAAGTTTTTAAGATGTAACTGTAGTCAAATAATATATATTAAGGTTTGTAGGATTATAAAAATGAAATATACTTTACCTGCTTTGTCTTATGCTTATAATAGTTTGGAACCGTATTTAGATGAAAAAACGATGAGAATTCATCATATTAAACATCATCAAGCATATGTTAATAATACAAATGATATACTATATAATAGTAATTTCATAAATTTATCTATTGATATTTTAATTTCTCAATTAGATATTATAGACGTTAGTAATAAAATAAAGTTACAAAATAATGCAGGCGGACATGCAAATCATAGCTTATTTTGGACTATTTTAAAACTTGGAACAGTTTTAGAAGGTGATTTAAAGATTGCTATTAAAGATAATTTTGGTTCTATAACTAATTTTAAAGAAGAATTTGAAAGAATAGCTATAAATCATTTTGGTTCTGGTTGGGTTTGGTTAGTAAAAAACAATGAGAAATTATCTATTGTTACTACTGTTAATCAAAATAATCCATTAATGGGACAAAATATATCGGGAGTATCAGGATTTCCTATTTTATGTTTAGATATTTGGGAACATGCTTATTATCTAAAATATCAAAATAGACGTATGGATTATATACGCGCTTTTTGGAACGTAATAAATTGGGATGAAGCGAGTAAGAGATTTAATAGATAATTAGCGCTTAATTTTTTAAAAAAAATTTTCATATAACCGTGATATAAACGTTTTCACATATTAATATTTGTGAGTATAAATTTTCCAATATAATCAAAATTATTTTATTAAATCGTTTTCTAATTGTAGTATCATGAGATAAATTTGACAAATATTAAATTGATAGTTGGATTAGCCAATCCAATCGTCGCATATGATAAAACTAGACATAATGTGGGTTCTTGGTTTATTCAGACTCTAGCTCGTTATCACAATCAAACTTTAAAAGAAAATAAGAAGTTTTTGGGATATACTGGGTCTTTTTTTTATGTCAATTTTAAAGTGCGTTTATTTATACCAAACGTGTTTATGAATTTAAGTGGAAAATCTATTTTTATTATTTCTAAGTTCTATCGAATCGCATTAGATGAAATTTTGATTATTCATGATGAATTAGATTTAAATCCTGGATGTATTAAATTAAAGTTGGGTTGCGGGCATAATGGGCATAATGGAATAAGAAATATTATTAGCGTATGGGCAAAAAAAAATAATTTTTTAAGAATGCAAATTGGAATTGGTCGTCCTGAAAGATCCAGATCAGTAGCTGATTTTGTGCTGTCTCGGCCAACATTAGAAGAAAAATGTTTAATTGAAAAGTCTATATTTAATGCAATATATGTTACTAATTTGTTAATACAAGAGAAAAATGTAAAAATAGTACAAGAGATATTAAAACATAAATGTTAAACAAATTATTTTAAATATTTAAAGCATAAATCTTAAAATTTAATATTTTATTTTTAACATAGATAAGGTAAGTATCATTATGAGTTTTAAATGTGGACTAGTAGGATTACCTAATGTTGGCAAATCAACTATATTTAATAATTTAACAAATTCAACAGTATCAGCAGATAATTTTCCATTTTGTACTATTAAGCCTAATATTGGAAGGATTACAGTTTCTGACAGTCGTTTAAATGTTATTTCTAAGTTAGTCAATTCTAACCGTATTATTCCAACTTACATAGAATTAGTAGATATAGCTGGATTAGTAAAGGGCGCTTATAAAGGGGAAGGATTGGGTAATAAATTCTTGAATTGCATCAGACAAACAGATTTAGTTATTCATGTAGTACGTGGATTTAAAAATAATGAAATTGTCCACATACATGGTCAAGTAAACCCTATTGAAGATATTGAGATAATTAATTTAGAATTAATATTATCTGATCTTGAAATTTGTAAAAATAGAATAAAAAAACTTCAAAAAAGTCATTTATTAAATAAAAATACGTTAGATATGGAAATTGAAATATTATATCGTTGTTTGGACTTTTTAAAAAAAAATAAATTCTTAAAATTATTGAATTTAACTCAAGAAGAAATAAACGTAATTAGTTATTTAAAATTTATTACGTTAAAACCAATGATGTATATTGTTAATATGAGTAAAAATGCTAATAATAATGCATGTCTTAAAAAAGTTTATGAATTATCCAAACAAGACAATTCTAACGTATTGTTGGTTTATATGGATGTGATAAATAATAATTATATTCGAAATAGCGAAAAAAAAATTTTAAATAGTTGCGAGTTAAATTTAGATGAATCAGGATTAAGTGCTATTCCTAATTCTGGATATGCATTGTTAAACTTAAAAACTTTTTTTACTGTTGGAAAAAAAGAAGTGCGTGCATGGACTACTACAAGTGATATTGAAATTTATAAATCAGTAAAATGTATTCATACGGATTTAAGTAAAGGTTTTATTCGAGCTCAAGTTATTGCATATTCTGATTTTATTAAATATGAAGGAGAAAAAAATGTTAAAAAATTTGGAAAAATGAGAATGGAAGGAAAAAATTATTATATAAATGATGGAGATATCATTAATGTTCTATACAAAGTATAAAAATACATTATTATTTCCAGCAACAAGTATTTTAAAAATAGTTTTAAAAAAAATTAATAGAGTTTTATGCTCATTATTTTTTTTGTATATAGAGAAAAATTGTATCTCTATATACAAATAATATTTTATTGTTGTAATAAAAAGTTTTTTAATATAGGAAAGTTAGGATGAATATTATGTGATAATAAAGGTAATTTAATTCTATTTTCTAACTCTATAGGTAAAGATAAAGTTATATTTAATATTTGTTCTACAGTATTTTTAAACTTAGATGGATGAGCAGTACCTAAAAATAAACCAAATTCGTTTTCTTTTATTTTATTTTTTAATAAGTGATATGCTATTGCTGCGTGTGGTTCTGAAATGTAACCTTTCTCTTTAAGTTCTCTCAAACTTTTTTTTGTTAATAGGTCAGATACACTACCAAATCCAAGTTTTTTTAAGGACCATGATTTTCTTTTATATAGTTCTTCTACTCTTGGCCAATTGTTTGGTTGGCTTATATCCATAGCGTTAGATATAGTTGATATAGTATTTTTAGGTGACCATCTACCTGTATTAAGAAATCTTGGTACTGTATCATTAGAATTTGTAGCAGCTATAAAATATTTTATAGAAAGTCCTAAAGATTTGGCTAATAATCCAGCAGTGATATTACCGAAATTTCCGCATGGTACAGATATAACTAGATTTTTCTTTTGTTCATCAGTTATTAAAGAAAATGCTTCAAAATAATAACATATTTGTGCGAATAATCTACTGATATTAATTGAATTTGCAGAATTAAGCCCTATTAATTTTTTTAGTTCATAGTCTTGAAAAGCTTGTTTAACTAAGTTTTGGCATTCGTCGAAACTACCATTAACTGAAATAGCTGTTATATTTTCTCCTAACGTGCAAAATAGTTTTTCTTGTAATTCACTGATCTTTCCTTTAGGATAAAGAATTATAACTCTAACATTTTTCATTTTATAAAATGCGTGAGCAACTGCTGCTCCTGTATCTCCAGATGTAGCAGTTAAAATAGTTATAATGTCGTTTTTATTGTGGTTTAGAAAAGAAATAACTTGAGCCATAAATCTTGCTCCAAAATCTTTAAAAGCAAGTGTAGGTCCATGAAATAGTTCAAAGCAAGCTATGTTTTCTGTAATTGGTACCATAATTGGAGTGATGCAGGAAAACGCTGCGTTAATTTGTTCTGATAACTCTGATTTATCAATTTCATTTCCTATGATAATAGAAAGTATTTCACTGCTTCGTTGAAGAAAATTCATTTCTAGTAATTCTGAAAGTTTATTTTTGGAGATTATCGGTAGTTCTTTTGGAAAAAATAACCCTTGATTTTTTCCTAATCCAAGTTTTACAGCCTCTGAAAAGTTAACTTCTTCTCTTATGTGTTTGATATTATAAAGTTTCATGCATTATCCTATTTGTCGAGTACCTATGGCATCTAATTTACAAATATGAACAAATCCTTGATCAGTTTGGAGATAGTTTTTATGAAGCCACGTTTGTATGTTTTTTGCGGTTTTTATATCATTAGCAATAGCGAAAATTGTTGGGCCTGATCCTGATATTCCAAATCCTATAGATCCTATCTTTTTGATTTCTTGTCGCGTTTTTAAAAAGTTGGGTAATAATTTAATTCGATATGGTTCAGCAATAACATCATTCATGAGCTGAGCAGCTAATTTAGGTTGTTTTGTATATAAAGAATGGATAAATCCAGCTAAATAACGGCTATGTTTGATACAGATATCTTTACTGTATTTTAGAGGTAAAATAGTCCTTGCATCTGCTGTTGTTATTTTTACTCCAGGCCAAGCAATAATCCATAACCAATTTTTAAATATTGGTAATTGTTGGCATATAACGTTGTTTTTATTAATTATTAATTGAAGCCCCCCTAGAAAACAAGGTGCAACATTGTCATAGTGTACGCTACCAGATATTTTCCCTTCTATTTTTCCCATAAGAAGTAAAAGATCAGCTGTTTTAATAGGATTATTAAAATATGTATTCATGGCAATAATAGAAGCAACAACAGAACAGGCACTAGATCCTAGTCCTGATCCAATTGGCATATTTTTTTCCAAGGTTATAGTAATTGGAACGTTTTTTTTTAAAAGTGAACAAAAATAAGTCCAACATTTCCAAACTATATTTTTGTTAATGTTTGTTGGTAGTTGATTTGAAAATATTCCTTTATTTATTAAATTAAATGTTTTTGAAGGGGTTATAGTGACAATATCTCCTAAAAACGATCCATCTATTGGTGCAATGGCAGCACCTAATACGTCAAATCCAACTCCTACATTTCCAATTGACGCAGGAGAATAAATTTTTATCATTATTTATACCCTTTGTTTTATAACAATATTCGTAGTATGTCAGAAAAAACTCCAGCAGCAGTAACGTTGTTTCCTGCTCCATATCCTCTTAATACTAATGGAATTGGTTGATAGTATTTACTATAAAAAGCCAATGCGTTTTCTCCATTTTTAATTTCATATAATGGGTCTGTTTTATCAATTTCATCTAATTTTACTTGACAATGCCCTCCTTTTTCAATAATTCCAATAAATCTTAGAGTTTTTCCTGATTTTTTTGTTTTTTCCATTTTTTTGAAAAACATTTGATCTAATTTTTTTAGTTGTATCATAAAATCATTAGTATTAGAAATGAAGTTGAATTCTTTAGGTAATATAGGATCAATTTTAATATCACTTAATTCTAATTTTAGCCCAGTTTCTCGAGCTAATATAAGTAATTTTCGTGCTACGTCTATTCCAGAAAGATCATCTTTTGGATTAGGTTCGGTAAAGCCTAGTTTTTGTGCTTGTCTTGTTGCTTCAGAAAGTGATATGTTATCTTCTAATTTTCCAAAAATAAAAGATAATGACCCTGATAAGATTCCTCTAAAATGTATTAATTTGTCTCCAGAATGTAATAAATTCTTTAAATTTTCTATTATAGGTAAACCAGCTCCGACATTAGTTTCATATAAAAATTTTTTATTAGCGTATAATGCTGCTAGTCTGACTTCTTGATAATATTTTAAACTAGATGTATTAGCTTTCTTGTTAGATGTTACTATATTAAATCCATTATTAAGCAATATAGGGTATTGATGGGCTATCTTTTGGTCAGAAGTACAATCTACTAAAATTGGATTAACCAAAGTATTATTTTTAGATATTTGTATTAAATCATTTATTTCAAATGATTGAGTTGACATAGAAAGAGATTGATTCCAACTATTTAAATTAATTCCGTTCATATTTACTAAGAATCTTTTTGAATTCGCGATTCCATATACTCTTAAATCGATATTTTTTGATTTTAGTGAACATTGTTGCTTATTTAATTGTTGTAATAAAGTAGCTCCTACACCGCCAACACCAATTAAAAATAACTCGATAATACGATGTTTTTTAAATAATATGTGATGGATTATTTTAATTCCAGATATGGAAAAATTGTTTTCTATTACTATTGAAATAGAATATTTGGATGATCCTTTCACGATAGCCAATATTTTTGCATTAGTTTTAGATAGTGCTAAAAACGTTTTATACAAGACATTTTTTTGTATCTCTATTCCTGATCCTACAATCGATAGAATAGTTAATCGTTCTACAATTTGTATTGGCATTAATAGTCTATTTTTTAATTCTAACTGAAATTCATTTTCTAATATATTTCGCGCTGTGTTAGCATGGTGTTGAGATATGCAAAAACTAATGTTTGCTTCTGAAGAGGATTGCATAATAAGTATTATTTCAATTTTACTTAAAGACATAGCAGAGAATATTCGAGATATTATTGATGTCATGCTGTGTATTCCAGATCCTGATACATTGAACATAGCAATGTCATTTAAATGCGCAATGCCTTTGATAGGCATTTTGGCGTCGTCTGGGTTTTTGCATATTATTGTTCCGACAGAATTTGGATTTTCGGTATTTTTAATTAAACATGGAATCTGAAATTTTGAAATAGGAGCAATAGTTTTAGGATGTAGCACTTTTGCTCCGAAATAAGATAATTCCATAGCTTCTTGATATGAAAGGGATTTTAATAATTTAGCGCTTTTTACTGTTTTAGGATCGCATGTGTATATTCCATCTACATCTGTCCAGATTTCGCATACATGTCCTTTCAAACATACAGACAAAATAGCTGCAGAATAATCAGAACCATTTCGTCCTAAAACAACTAATTGGTTATTTTTATTTCCAGCAATAAAGCCAGCCATCAATATAATATGATTTTTAGGTATGTTAATTGCATTGATTCTTTGTGTAGAAGTGTTAATATCGATAGTAGAATTTAGATATTCTCCTATTGCTAAAAGATTTTTTACTGGATCAATAATAGTAATTTCGTAAAGTTCAGATTTTAAGATACCATCCATGATGACTATAGATAGTAATTCTCCGAAGCAAATTATTTTGGCCCGAATATTGTCAGGGCATTGGTTTAATAAACTTATTCCATGAAAAATATGTTTAAGTTTTAAAAATTTGTGTTCAATGATATCTGCGATTTTTTTGTATGGAAAATTACTATTTGTTGCATATATATCAGTAGTTATCTTAGAAAAAATATTTTTTATTATACATATATCTAATTGCGTATTTTTTTTACTAATAGCTCTTTCTATGGAATTAATTAAAAGATTAGTTACTTTCTCAGGTGCAGAGAGTACAATAGCTACTTGTTCTTTTTCAAAACTTGCTTTAATAATTTTCGATACAGATAAAAATTTTTTTGCATTGGCTAATGAAGTTCCACCAAATTTAAGTATTTTCATATTTATAGTATTCCTGAAGAAATATATAAGAAAAGCCCACACTTTACAAAAGAGTAAGCTCTTTTTATGTATATAGCTTAGTTTGAACTAATTTTAAATGTATTTTGGAATTAATATATGTATATTTTGAATAAAAATTGTATATTTTTATTCTTAAGTATATCAATTATATTTAATGATAATTTTTAATTTAAAAATGTATTGAACTATTATGATAGTGTATGATAAATTTATTATTTTAATATATTATCATATCTATAGTAAAAATATTTTTTATTTCATGAAATATACAAGACATTTAATTAAATGTTTTTTCATATAATAAAAATTTTACTTTTTAAAATATTTTATATTATATATCTTCAAAATAGAGTTTACATTTTAATTATTACTAGTGATATTTTAGAGTGTT
Coding sequences:
- the pth gene encoding aminoacyl-tRNA hydrolase, which codes for MTNIKLIVGLANPIVAYDKTRHNVGSWFIQTLARYHNQTLKENKKFLGYTGSFFYVNFKVRLFIPNVFMNLSGKSIFIISKFYRIALDEILIIHDELDLNPGCIKLKLGCGHNGHNGIRNIISVWAKKNNFLRMQIGIGRPERSRSVADFVLSRPTLEEKCLIEKSIFNAIYVTNLLIQEKNVKIVQEILKHKC
- a CDS encoding Fe-Mn family superoxide dismutase gives rise to the protein MKYTLPALSYAYNSLEPYLDEKTMRIHHIKHHQAYVNNTNDILYNSNFINLSIDILISQLDIIDVSNKIKLQNNAGGHANHSLFWTILKLGTVLEGDLKIAIKDNFGSITNFKEEFERIAINHFGSGWVWLVKNNEKLSIVTTVNQNNPLMGQNISGVSGFPILCLDIWEHAYYLKYQNRRMDYIRAFWNVINWDEASKRFNR
- the rnt gene encoding ribonuclease T; the protein is MYKIKQQCFLNKRFRTFYPVIIDIETSGFNSKTNALLEIAAITLKMNSSGFIKQENFLHYHIKPFIGSIIDPNAIAFNKIDPFNPLRNAINECKALNSMFQLINAGIKKNKCKKGIIVAHNAIFDYSFLMAAIERNNIQNNPFHLFSVFDTATLSGLAVGQTVLAKACKAIGLKFDNNQAHSAIYDAKKTANLFCEIVNRWKKLGGWPPNNEQ
- the thrB gene encoding homoserine kinase, which translates into the protein MIKIYSPASIGNVGVGFDVLGAAIAPIDGSFLGDIVTITPSKTFNLINKGIFSNQLPTNINKNIVWKCWTYFCSLLKKNVPITITLEKNMPIGSGLGSSACSVVASIIAMNTYFNNPIKTADLLLLMGKIEGKISGSVHYDNVAPCFLGGLQLIINKNNVICQQLPIFKNWLWIIAWPGVKITTADARTILPLKYSKDICIKHSRYLAGFIHSLYTKQPKLAAQLMNDVIAEPYRIKLLPNFLKTRQEIKKIGSIGFGISGSGPTIFAIANDIKTAKNIQTWLHKNYLQTDQGFVHICKLDAIGTRQIG
- the thrA gene encoding bifunctional aspartate kinase/homoserine dehydrogenase I: MKILKFGGTSLANAKKFLSVSKIIKASFEKEQVAIVLSAPEKVTNLLINSIERAISKKNTQLDICIIKNIFSKITTDIYATNSNFPYKKIADIIEHKFLKLKHIFHGISLLNQCPDNIRAKIICFGELLSIVIMDGILKSELYEITIIDPVKNLLAIGEYLNSTIDINTSTQRINAINIPKNHIILMAGFIAGNKNNQLVVLGRNGSDYSAAILSVCLKGHVCEIWTDVDGIYTCDPKTVKSAKLLKSLSYQEAMELSYFGAKVLHPKTIAPISKFQIPCLIKNTENPNSVGTIICKNPDDAKMPIKGIAHLNDIAMFNVSGSGIHSMTSIISRIFSAMSLSKIEIILIMQSSSEANISFCISQHHANTARNILENEFQLELKNRLLMPIQIVERLTILSIVGSGIEIQKNVLYKTFLALSKTNAKILAIVKGSSKYSISIVIENNFSISGIKIIHHILFKKHRIIELFLIGVGGVGATLLQQLNKQQCSLKSKNIDLRVYGIANSKRFLVNMNGINLNSWNQSLSMSTQSFEINDLIQISKNNTLVNPILVDCTSDQKIAHQYPILLNNGFNIVTSNKKANTSSLKYYQEVRLAALYANKKFLYETNVGAGLPIIENLKNLLHSGDKLIHFRGILSGSLSFIFGKLEDNISLSEATRQAQKLGFTEPNPKDDLSGIDVARKLLILARETGLKLELSDIKIDPILPKEFNFISNTNDFMIQLKKLDQMFFKKMEKTKKSGKTLRFIGIIEKGGHCQVKLDEIDKTDPLYEIKNGENALAFYSKYYQPIPLVLRGYGAGNNVTAAGVFSDILRILL
- the grxD gene encoding Grx4 family monothiol glutaredoxin, which gives rise to MSTINIIKDQIKKNPVLIYMKGSPDSPSCGFSAQAVQALLSCGKKFAYVDILEYPDIRTELPKYANWPTFPQLWINGNLVGGCNIILELFETGKLQNLVAKAFDNIAVPNNISKV
- the thrC gene encoding threonine synthase, which produces MKLYNIKHIREEVNFSEAVKLGLGKNQGLFFPKELPIISKNKLSELLEMNFLQRSSEILSIIIGNEIDKSELSEQINAAFSCITPIMVPITENIACFELFHGPTLAFKDFGARFMAQVISFLNHNKNDIITILTATSGDTGAAVAHAFYKMKNVRVIILYPKGKISELQEKLFCTLGENITAISVNGSFDECQNLVKQAFQDYELKKLIGLNSANSINISRLFAQICYYFEAFSLITDEQKKNLVISVPCGNFGNITAGLLAKSLGLSIKYFIAATNSNDTVPRFLNTGRWSPKNTISTISNAMDISQPNNWPRVEELYKRKSWSLKKLGFGSVSDLLTKKSLRELKEKGYISEPHAAIAYHLLKNKIKENEFGLFLGTAHPSKFKNTVEQILNITLSLPIELENRIKLPLLSHNIHPNFPILKNFLLQQ
- the ychF gene encoding redox-regulated ATPase YchF codes for the protein MSFKCGLVGLPNVGKSTIFNNLTNSTVSADNFPFCTIKPNIGRITVSDSRLNVISKLVNSNRIIPTYIELVDIAGLVKGAYKGEGLGNKFLNCIRQTDLVIHVVRGFKNNEIVHIHGQVNPIEDIEIINLELILSDLEICKNRIKKLQKSHLLNKNTLDMEIEILYRCLDFLKKNKFLKLLNLTQEEINVISYLKFITLKPMMYIVNMSKNANNNACLKKVYELSKQDNSNVLLVYMDVINNNYIRNSEKKILNSCELNLDESGLSAIPNSGYALLNLKTFFTVGKKEVRAWTTTSDIEIYKSVKCIHTDLSKGFIRAQVIAYSDFIKYEGEKNVKKFGKMRMEGKNYYINDGDIINVLYKV